The Oryctolagus cuniculus chromosome 4, mOryCun1.1, whole genome shotgun sequence genomic sequence gagctctgagtTCTTTCAGGCTGCCCTGACCCTGGTtgttcaagcatttggggagtgaaccagtggatggaacatttctATTAGCTCAACTTCAGTCTCTCTCTTGTctgctttattttcaaataaattaaaataaataagtaaaaagtttttaaaatataaatatattttggtgcaaactttAAAATCTATGTATATGAAGTACCTTCAGAaggttcattaaaaataattattatgacaaaactatgcatacatttcaaaatttttcagcaACATAAACTcatcttaattctatttttccaggaatttttttaaagcacactTGTATACAACAGGTTAATTCAAAATATCTGGCAATCGATTGAACTTATCAAAAATGCAGAGGCAGGAAAATGAGACTTATAATATGGAATAATAACCCATCAAATAAGCAAACCAAATGATAAATATGATAGAATTATTAAGCAAGGACATTAAAACAAGTAATATAACTGAACTGACATATTTAATAAGTTAGAGGGAAGATCATTCATTAAATAGAGAAATGGAAGAGGTAAATAATAGCGGAAAGTCACAGATATAAAAGATACAAGAAATGCGGTAGAAAATATCATAAACACGGATAACAAATTAGGCATTGCTgaagaaaatattgataaatttcAAGTTGTATCCATCTAAACTCTCCAAATTGAAACACAGAAACAATTCTAGTTAAAATGAGAAAGCAAGTTGATTTTTAATGGTATTTGCTTGCTTTGTGAAGTAAAGATCTGAGAGATAGGACTAGAATGGAAGACAGAATTTTGTTATTCTCTTATATTTGGCTATAACTAACTTTAATTTCTACCACTTCTGTGACCCATGAAATTCTTATGCTATTAATTTGGTTAGAATTATGATTCTTACTCCTGCTGAAACTGGTTTACTTTTTGTCTACCCAGAAGCTATATATAGCCCTTCACCACCTCTCAAAAGGAATGTGTCAGTAACATTACTGTGAAGATTATTCAATACTGGGGTCATATAACAGTGCATCCGATGAATCTCTTTTCCCCACCAGCCTCTCAGTTCTTTTTTTCATAGTCTTTTATCAATTGAATTGGCAACGGAGGTCCAAAAATCCTATTACCTAATGAAAAGGAACTTAGCCCTGTCCAAATTTTGTTTCCACACACAAACATCTGTAGAAATCAATAtgctcataaataaataaaaatgagtctCTTTATAAATCACCACCTTTTTAGAAGATAATTGGGGGTATaagtagttttattttgtttattcctgCTATGTTTGTGTGGCCTCAGGAAAGAGATagtaacatttttaatattttcatttgttacttttttcttaTTGCTACTTATCAATATGGTATTTTGAATGTAAGCTATGGTTATTATTCCATGAAATATGGTCTTACATGCTAGCTGAATATAAAAGAAACATGTGGACTAAAtttacaacaaaattaaaaaacactcaATTTGCAATGATGCCCAATTAGTTCTGCCATGGGTGGCCACTGGTGGAGATgtacacataaataataacagtgAAGAATAACTTCTATCCAATAATACAACAGCACAATTCGATGGTTATCTATAGAAGAAGTTAAGGAATAAACCCACAATAATAATGGAAACATTTTTGGAAACTTCATTGGTTTGAGCATCACATATTACAAGAGAATATCACAttgcagaattagaaagaatgcaTTGCCTGTGACTTACATTTTTGATTAAATGGTTAGCTGACTGATCTAGACACAAAAAGTCCTATCCAAAATTCAAAGTAAGGAGGATGGAGTATGCTATTAGTTATAACAGCTACCTCCCTCCTCAATAAATTATAGCTTAACACAGTCTACTCCACTCCGTTTATATAAAGATCATAACTGGTGTTTACAGTGCTACTGATATTATAGGGATTCATGTAAATATGACTGCTTAAATACATACATGGAAATAGATATAGACTGTGTGGCAGTTTCCTGATATCCAAAATGGGGAAAAGACTTATCTAATTATTGAATTCATGTAAATGAACCATGAGAAATGTTTAGATCTTGTAGCATAAAAGTTCAGCTAATTGTGTACTTTTGACTCAGGGATGTCACTCTTCTATAGGGAATGATTTGCCTTTTTTCTACaagttgaaattttaaaaggCGGAAAGCAATCTAAAAAACTAGCTCAGTCCAATTTCCCTTGGTCATGATTGCTGTGCTTCATGTCTCAGTCTGAGTATACTTATAGCTCACTTCATCCGAGATGAACTAGGTGGACACTGGTCAgagcatttttatttacatatatattgttCAAGAAATCCTGAAAGATTCAGATGAAAtcatatataatatgaaataatatCTAATATGCTCAGCTCAATTTGCATACACAGAAAATCAAGCTTAGAAAAGTTATATGTGAGAGCATTAGAATTAAATAGAACACAGCTCATGAGTTATGGTGACATTTGCTCTGCACACAATACCAACTTTGTTGCATCATGATACAGAAAGACATTGCTACTGAGAGCTTGTGGAATGCAAATTACTCTACATGCAAGCTATTATTTTCCTACCGTATACACACTACCAAAAGCAGGTTTCCAGatatataatgatataaataGTCAAGTCAAACTCCTCCAGGAACACACCTAAGTTGATTCCTCCAAAGTTGTGCCTGGCGTTGAATTGTAGAGTTCAGTAACATTAGTAAGATACAAGCATGTTTCTATTTTACAGATTGGTCTAGGAAGTTCCATTTACTTTCTAtgtacaaatacatttttatttaaaataaaaacacaaaaagtaaatctttggaaAGCAACTTggcaataattttaaaagacttatttatatattttttttatttttttttttatttttgacaggcagagtggacagtgagagagagagacagagagaaaggtcttcctttgccgttggttcaccctccaatggccgctgctgcagccggcgcaccgcgctgatccgatggcaggagccaggatccaggtgcttttcctggtctcccatggggtgcagggcccaagcactgggccatcctccactgcactccctggccatagcagagagctggcctggaagaggggcaaccgggacagaatccagcgccccgaccgggactagaacccggtgtgccggcgccgcaaggtggaggattagcctattgagccacggcgccggctaagacttatttatatatttgaaagacataatgacagagagagagggagaaatcgaAAGAGacatttcatctgctgcttcactcctcaaatgaccccaaaggccagagctgtgttaggctgaagccaggagacaggaattctatccaggtttccaagatggatggcagggtcccaatcaCTCCAGACATCAATGTCTGCTTCCCCAGAGCATTAAAAGGCATCTGGATTGGagatggaatagctgggacttgattgagtgctcatacaggatgctggctttgcaagtggtTGCTTAAAtcattgcaccacaacacaagCTCATCAATCATAAATCGTCATTGTTGGTTAGATAATTAGAAAAGAGTTaattattaaaaactattttaaaagtttttatgagTGTGAAAATTATCCTTGGAGAATAGTAATATGAAAACTATAAACATAATAccatctgtatatttgaaatatcatGCTGAAAGCCACTTAGGTAAGCATCTAAGACGATAACAATTCTATTGTATATAGCATCTATCAAAATATATGTGCCAATACCTTCAGTTGCTTGCTAATAGAAGAACATTGACACATTGACTCATTGGTTCTAGATATTAGCAAAAATTGTCAAAGCTTTTCAGGTCACTGTTCTTTATCGGAAAAGACACGCTTGAAAATGATATCCATGTCAAATTTTCCAGAAATGAATTAGGTTTTGAATTTAGGTTATATCTCCAAAGAGTGCATATTAAGGTTCATGTGCCAAATTAAGGATTTTCAACACTTAATGCCTCTAAAAATATcttaataattcttttaaatgtatGTGGGCTTTATGCAAAAATTGGCAATAAATTAATCCCTCACAATTATGCAGATCAATGCTTGTGGGGTTttttgaggttttgttttttgttttttgagagaaagaaagagacagttCCTatatactgtttcactcccccaaatacctgcaactgaAACCAGGGGCAGGGACTCAATACAGATttcccatatgagtacagggACTCAATTATCTGAGCTGTCATTGCTGCTACCATTGTCTGCCTTGCCAAGAAACTGGAAGCAAGAGCCCATACAAGAGATCAAACCCAGATTCtcagatgtgggacacaggtatttTAACTTCCATCTTAACTAGGAGATCAAACACCCATCCATATTCATTAGATGTTATCAGCAACTTCAAGAATTGTCAAGACTGACAAGGAAACTTGATTTCTAAAGATTTTGACCTATACTGTAGGAGAAATTTGCAAAGGAATATCAGACAGACCAGAATGACAGTTATTTGAGGAGTGCAACATTGATAACATATATTTCTAAGTTTGGTGGAAGGATTTCTTAGTAGGCCCATGAATACCACTTTAGTGAGATgccataaaaattgttttaagataTAAGCAGGAGGATGGGCTATACTTGGTACCAACACCCAGCAGCTCAGCTATATAAAAAATAGGTCCATCCAGTAGCATTCACACTTTAGCAACTTGCTATCTGCAATTTAATCAAGGCCTGATCTGTCTGTGTCATGTCTGACAACAATTGCTGTTCTGGAACAAACAGCATCTCTCTCTTGTCATGTTCCTGTTATAGTTACTCTACTGTTCTCTGCTCCACTGAGGTGATCTGTGAAGATGGCCTGCTCCCTAGTAGTAGCCTGTACAAGACAAtggctgcagccctgtggggaATCATACAAGCTGCAATCAACTCATTGTAAAACATGTATCTGTAGCCCATCTAGCTGCTCTCCAACAAACAGTTTCTAGTGTGTGTCTTGAACCCATCAAGAAACAAGCTGTCTGCCTGTCACATCCGTGGTACTGATTTTGTCATTTAACATCCTGCAGACAACCTTGGAATTGCCACCTTCCACATAACTGGTCCTATGGCCTTAGTCAACAATTGAGCTATGACTGTGAACCACTGATCTCTCTTCACTATAATCACCATTGCTTCAGTCACTTGGATTGTGAACATCAGTCTTGCAGCTACATGTCCAATTGTTAGACCCATAAGCTAAACATTTTCCCATAGAAAATTTTGTCCATATTCCTTTTCCTTGAGTGATTGGCAgtaatttattaaagaaaaccATTACAAATAGCTGGAAACAACCTTGGCTCACTGGTTTTGAGAGAACATTCTGCTTCATATCAAAGCTCTTCTTATTTTACATGGGTTATGTTGTGTCCAGTGATTCTatgctaaatcttttttaatatgatttttcttttcacttatttttaaaaggggaaaATGCAATGTTTTTCAACctggataaaattatttttccctttttcattACTAATTAAATCACAGTTTAACACAAAAATCATGTCTTTCAagtgttattatttatgtgtacCTTAGTTTGTCTAGTAATTCAATTAAGGTATATCAACTACTTTGTGCAACAGTTATGATATGGGGACTCTGGACTAATTAAGGAGAATATTTAAATCCCCATATGTAAAGACAGTGATTCAGTAAAGGAATCTGTTAAAATATTAACACATTTGCAGCAATATAACCTAGTAAAGTGTTCATGCAATATAGGGCTCCCCATGGCATGACATTAGGATCTTTCAAATGATGATGAATTTTGTCTCAGCATAAATTGCTAGTTATAAATAGGTTAAATGTTATAGCAAGTAGGCATACAAGTACATCATGGCCTAAACTCTTCCTTGCGTTTCTAACACTTCTGGGAAAGGAAAGAAGTCAACAGAAAAGCCCTCCATGCAGGTGTTTACAGAAGAGTTGACAGAGACTTGACTATGGTATAGCTACAAAGATCACTCAGGAATCTTACATCTTAGTATGAATTCGGTTGTCTGATTTTACCTAGCTACTAGACAAGCTGTTATGTGTAATATAATCATGTATGGTATAAGAAATAAGACTGATATAGAGAATCAATAGAGTGTCTAACAATCTCGGGATTAAGGATTAATCTGAGacacaacaggaaaaaaaaatccaaatttactgCTGCCGTGTCTAATTTTCAACTTAAAACTGTGAAAAATGTAACTTTGTTTTGTACAATTCATGACACTTAATGCTTTGGCTTTAGTGTACAAAACCTTGAAGCATATTCAGTTATGTTTTCAACTTGTACTGTAACTAAAAGACTACAATCTTCTTTCATAAAGTTGTTGACTTTTAAATTCGAGGTTTTCAGTTGCTCATCTTGAATTAAAATTGCCTAACCTCATTGATGTCCTTAACCATGCCTTGATTTGGGTCAGTGCTGACATTAGTGTTTACTAATGGATGAGGCATGCAAAGAATAGCTACTGTGTACCAGCCACTTCTTTTCCATTACCACTTTAATATCTTGCACCATTTGCTGCTACCAAAATTatcattatgttttaaaaataagacttaGATTCAGAGAAGCAAACAAGTTACCTAAGAATTAAATTAAATAGGAGAAACCTTTATAAAACTTGTGGAAGGGGCCTACAgctatagcatagcaggttaagcctccatgtgcagcatatggacgctggttcatgtGCTgggtgcttctcttccagtctagctttctgacaatggcctgggaaatcagtggaagatggtccaagtgcttgggaccctgtacccatgtgggacacccagaagaagctccaggctcctggcttcagatcggctcagctctggccattgcagccatttggggagtgaaccagcagatgaagacctctctctctgtatctccctctctgtctgtaactctgcctctcaaataaataaataactctttagaaaattcatggaaaataattctgaaaagatGTGTTGATGTCCAAAAATTTTACGCCAAAATCAACTTATCCTTTAgttaaattttccatgaagttttcgtGTAACTTTAGACATAGAAACTGTATGTAATGCAAATGTAAATATATGGAACTGGAGTATAAGCTGTTAAGTGAattaagtcagacacagaaagacaaatatggcATAAATGTATGGAGACAAAAATACAGTCTCATATATGGAGGCAAAAATAGTCAATCTGAATGTTAAATAATGATCACTAGAGattggaaaggaggaggaagaataagGACAGAGGGAGGTCATATTACGGTTACTAAAATACAAATAGAATGGATAATTTAtagtgttctacagcacagtagAGTCATAATTCACAAAACGATCTGCTATATATTGtatgaataaatttaattaagggGCTTGAACTCCTCAATTATAAAGTAATGGTAAGGGGAGGAAAATGTCAATTATCCTGTTTTGGTCAGTGTCCATTGTACATATGGACTTAAATATCACATAGTTCTTTGTAATATGTATAAATAATATGTATAACTACTTAAAGCTAATCATTTTAATACTTAAGAAGATAAAAATACTAACTTGCCTTAActattatacattatatacatttatcaaaTAAACACTGTATGTCATACATTTGTAcagttaaaatgataataataataattgtgaGCATTTGCTGCTGGTAAACTTACCTCTcaagaaaagttaaaagaaattctttaaaTGCATCTTACATCTCCATGAACAAAGGGAGAACATTAAAGAGAGAATAAATAAAGTACAATACTCACTGACAATAGTGTACCAATGATTTGGAAGGATAAAGGATAAAACACAAAGGTAAGCTCTGTTTGGAAGAATGAGGATGACTTGGAGGGCTTATGATGAGATGGCATAGATGGAAAGAAATAGATGCATTGAAGATATACTCCAGGGAAGACACATAGTACTTGCCTTATTTTTGGTAGGTGGTAAATAAGGGAAAGAACATAATCTGATTTCTGGATTGAGAAACCAGATAGATAAATTTCAGTTTACCAAGATGGTGAAATACAAGAGAGAAAACTTTGAGAAATGCAACAAGAATCCCATTTTGAATACTAAAATTTTGTGGctaatgaaaacattaaaaagaagtaGCAGAGAAGAAATATCAAATATGTAGTTTGTGTGAATAAAAAACTTATCTCATTGTAAAACAACTCATTTTAATTATCCAAGGctcaaacatatttatttatgtatctactTCATTCTGGCAGCTAGTGCTTTGGATAGGAACAAGATAGTTTCCTGCCTTAAGGAGGTCAAAGTCCTATAGGATAGAGTGACTTATGCTAATAGGATCAATAGCATGTTTAACTATATTAACTAAAAATTGTGGATAACGTTtgatagaggaaagaaaaaaaagaaagaaaaagtcaagcAGCACTCCTCTTCCTGATATCGTTCCTGGTGTTAATATTTGTTTATGGTATATACTGGAATTATTAGATGTACTGGGAAGTTCTAGTGAATCCTAAATGAGCATTGCTCATTCAGGACCAGGTTGTTAAacatgaaaagaacaaagataaCTGTGTAGGTCTACGAAAAAGAGTACTTCCTAGAAAGGATGAATAAGGAACTAACAATATAGCACCTTAACTTATATCTATAAACAACCAAGGCCATTAAGCCAATATGAGAATGACTTCCAACTCTAATAGTAACATAGAATCAAATGGAATGGTCATGGCATCATGCatgaaaatggataaattcagGAAATATCTCTCAGATAGTGATTCTTGAccatatataatattaattacatattaattaaatatatattaattatattatattaattatatattaatgaAACATATAttgattaattatatatatacacatacacacacatacatatacacatacatacagcaAGGGCCAATGTTGTGATGTAAAGGGGCAAAACGTTAACACACCACTTGTTAGAGCAGTGTCATATGAGCAGCATCAtatattgagttcccagatcAACGCCTAGCTACTCCCTTCTCACCTAGATTCCTGCTATTGTGCTTAGGAAGTagcaaaagatgatccaagtccttgggtccctgccacccatgtgggagaacagtatggagtttcaggctcccagctttgacctggcttagccctggctattgcagtcatttggggagtgaagatttcgcgctctctctctctctctctctctctgcctttcaaataaatgtttaacaaatctttagattttgtattttttaagttaaaaacttCTCTTCATTCAAATTTTATAAtcagatactttattttttaaggtaatattaatacaaagaggacagaaagaaaactacacaGTAATTTTTGAGTGGCATTGTAAAAAATGGAGGTATCTGTGTAAAGTCTCTGAGATCGCAGAACCAGGGTTTTAGGaaatttgaacatttaaaataaagtgaaatatggGTATTGTGgaacaaaataatgaagaaagttTGATGATCTGGATTGATACCAGATACTGAGGATTCTGTGAACTGTGTTCAGATGTGTGGACTTTATCATGTAGGCTATAAGGGATCTTAGACATAGGTTCTTTACAAAAAATCTGATGAAAACATAGTGTTCATATTAGATTTATGGACTCTATTTAGATTTAGCATGTTAATTAACCATTATGTAGGAATTAAATTATGAACACTCAGGtgaatgttttcattattttatgttaatttcaTATCAACAAAAGACATATCTTCCCAGTAGTATTTTGATCATAGGCTATTGTGTCAAGCCACTAGTAACTAAATGGAAATGTATTAAACTTTAACAACCATGAGTATCTGCATATATTGAAAAGAAGAATAAATGACAATTAAGTAAATTAGGACACATACCAGCTAGCTATGTGTATTGGGCTTCTCCTTCATCTGTCATCAAAATATAAGCAATTGATTGATGATCCCAGTCTTCTCTCAGTTGTATGTCCTGCACCTAACTTACActttaatttctgatgattaatGATGGGGTCATATTTAGTTAGATACCCCTAGTCCCTAAGGTTCCCTGACTACCATACACATTTCAATAGCGTTACTTTAGAGACCAAATCTAATTTCACTATGGTCTAaggaaagatttttgttttctttttgaaactgCTATATACCATACCTACATGCTGAAGAAGAGATTTTATAGACTAGTTGACTATCACTTGATTTGAAACTtcacaaagaataaaagaagtaaaaagaagCTTGAACTAAATATTAAGGAATTTAGGGGAGGCACATATGTACAATATTTCTGTTGGGAGATATCAATGTGAGAGGAGGAAACTTCTTTAGAaatatatctacacacacacacacacacacacacacacatatatatatatatatgaatttgaaAGACTTCATTTATCTTGGATAAAGTTCTCAGAAGACACGAGAAAATGTTACGTAGATTTCTTAGGTTTATGTCTACCTTCACTGACTCCAACCCCTTCTATTATTTTCTACCGCCAACAGGTTACACACTGGAGTAAATGATGTCAGGCTTTCTTTAAGAATGCAGTATACCAACTTTGAAAATTCCCAATGTGAAATATGAAACATTGTGTCCACTGTATGAAATACAAAAGGTGAAATTCAGAAGTACATTACATCTATATCATATTGCATATTTTATTGACATCTTAAAAGATaagtaaatataatataaaaattaattcactagtgtttctctctctctctctctctctctctctctctctctttctctcccccttctcttcctctgtgtatGATAGCATGGGTGTGTACAATCTCTTGACTTTTCCTGAAAAGTTCTACAAGTATTTTTCAGTATCTTTCCTTAGGAAAGATGTATGTGTGCCTTCTAGAATCTCCAAAAAACAATGCAGGGACAATGAGACTATCGAGCAAAGGAGATTatccaacaaaataaacatcaagAGTGTTCTGAGATGACATATGACTACTCAGAATCTTTACTATCCTCCATGAATTATCAACTTCATCACCTTTGATCAACTTGTAAGAAAATTGAGAAGAGAGATTTTTGGTTCTGGAAGAAAGTGATTTCAGAAAATAGATGTCTATAAACAATCACATTTTGGTGGAAGAATCCAAAATAAGGCCAGAAACTGTACTTTCCATGTTTCCAGGTAAGCACTCTTcagaaacttttattcaatattaAAACCTTGCCTAACTCTTGCTCTATTTAATTGCATGATGAATAAAATACCCTACtaagggtctggcgctgtggcatagtggggaaagccatctcctgcaatgttggcatcccatatgggcaccagttcaaatcctagctgcttcacttctgatccctgctatggcctgagaaagtagtagaatatggcccaagtgcttgggcccttgcatccacatgggagagccaaaagaagctccttgctttggattcgctcagtctggctgttgctgccatttggggagtgaaccactggatgtaagacccctctgactctgcctctgcctctctgtaactctgcatttcaaacaaataagtaaatatttttcaaaaatttcttactAAATAGACTCATGGGAAGTTATCTATCAATTCTGGAATGCTACTGCAGAAGTAGATGCCTATTGTTATCATGTTTTTCCCCTTAATTTGAAACCACTAATAGGAATGCATGATTTTctttcaataaaagtaaatacatcttCAGTGTTACCCTGTAGAAATAGCACATACATTCTCCCAAGGCTTTCAAAATCACATTCAAATTCTAAATAAGAAAACTATCAGTTTTCAGAGTGCTGCTCCTTAAAAATGTACTCTAAGATACTTATATAAGACACTGCTTGAAGTATCCACATCCCATTTCTGGGTGTCTTGGTTCTAACACTGActtctgcaaatgcacaccctgggaggcagtagataatggctcaagtacttgggtcaatgctacccatgtggaagagctggATAAAGTTCCCTGCTTCTGGCCTCTGCCTGAGTTATCTCATTGCTGCTACAGGCATTTTGGTAGTGAAACACttcatggaagatatttctctctttctcccaccattactcccctccccccaattaaaattacatatgtacatacataaacatataatATCTAAAATTGATTGTAAAGACAATTGTACAGACAGTAACATCACTAATTAGATTTTCAACTGAGTATAAACATAAGGAAATGGTATGAGATTTTCTATATAGAAAATTCATTACGCTttgatatatgaaaatatttttaggataTCAACACTTCTTCCAAGCATTACAGGATTATCTCCCTTCTTCAAAGATGAAGGCCATAATTCCTAATTGTGTTGCTCCTGGTGAATAATGAATGGATGGGATAAACATTCACTCAAATGGAATCCTTTTAACCAAGAATTATGGATAGGTAAGAACAGAAGCGAAGCAGATAAAATACACAGGTGTTTATATCACCAATTCTCAGACTGATAAATGGGAAAACTTATGACTGCAAACACATAAAAGATTCTCACTGTATTTGGTTTATGGTTGAGTTGGAAGCCATTTTCATAGGTGACACAACAATGAACTAATGGAAAGTTATGTTGCAAATTGATCAAAATATGAGGAGTGGAGTCTACACATTTACCCATTAAGGTACATAAGCAATCTGTTCTAGTTTTAAACAAGCTGCTATTTCCTACTTATCTGAAAGACTTACTTCAGACTCTATCATGTTATCCAACATCTGATATTCTCATTACTCCAGCCCTCACTCTTAGAAGTCACTCCCAAGTTCCTGTCACTTTAATCCACTAAGCTTTTATTCTTCTGTTGTGAAACATGTTGATGATCTGTGCTTGCACAACCAATGCCAAATTTGACTTTGAAAAACCGCTCAAATAAACCTTCCATCTACCATCATTTCGTGTGTTCCCACAATCTGAAATTTCTTGCTATCCTGCCTCTACTTACTGTGTCACCAGACACTGCTGAGCAAGTAGCTGTTTTCCCATTCATTTACACCTCTCTTGTTATTGCCAACCATTAATGCATGACACACCTCAGAACTATTTGTCCAATAGTAGCTGTTACCCCAAACTTCTCTCTTATTTCTGTCAGCCAGTTAGCTTCTATTATTGTGGCTATCAAACACTAAATGTTGTATCTAGTACCTTCATCCTTTTAGCTTTCTTTCCTATAGTTGTCCAACTTCTAGGACATGTGTCCAAAAGCCTCAGACCCTTGAACTCTCTAATAGCTTCCAATCTGTTTCTTACATGTACATAAGTTCACAACCAGCTTACTCTTCCTTTGGGAGTTGGTGACCTCTGTTTAGAAAATCATGCTGAATATCATCCCAGTATCATGGCTGGCAGGTTTGTAAAGAAATCTGATCCTTCAGATGATGACTTGCTCTTAGGTTGATGGATCATCCTGCTTCTAGTTGTCACTGTTATAATCTGTATCATTTTAC encodes the following:
- the KRTAP25-1 gene encoding LOW QUALITY PROTEIN: keratin-associated protein 25-1 (The sequence of the model RefSeq protein was modified relative to this genomic sequence to represent the inferred CDS: inserted 1 base in 1 codon), which codes for MHDTPQNYLSNSSCYPKLLSYFCQPVSFYYCGYQTLNVVSSTFILLAFFPIVVQLLGHVSKSLRPLNXSNSFQSVSYMYISSQPAYSSFGSW